DNA from Chionomys nivalis chromosome 11, mChiNiv1.1, whole genome shotgun sequence:
TGCTAACTCATGTAACTGCTGGAACTCTCAGGAGACTCTAACAGCCAGCAGTACTATCTGTCAGTTACTTCCGTGAGACAGAGGTAGGAAGGTGGCTTCAGCCcaggagttcaaaatcagcctggaCAAGAAAGcaagagactgcctcaaaaacaaaaacaaacaaaaagcaaaaaagaaaaataagccatcaGTTCCCTGAGAGTAACCCTGACCTTCAGTGCCCGAGTGTCCTCCCGGAAAAACATCAGAGCTCCCTTCCCTAGCCAGGTGAAGCCAAAAGCACCCAAGcaaggacagaaaccacaacCGTCCAGAGGAGGGGTCTCAGGGGGCCACCTTGTTTGCATGCATGCCCTGACCCTGCCCAGTTCCTGAGAGAGACCACAGCCCGGAAGACCAGCCCGTCTTTACAAGGGGACTCGTCCCACCCCTTCCAGGGGCACCAAGCTATGAAGCGTCCCGGCAGTTGTCACTCATTGTATTTAAGAAGCCAGCCTTGTCCGAGGTGTGCTCAGCCATGCTGGGCGAAGGGGCATCTGGCCAGCATGTTTTTCTGGGCAGCTTACCTGGTCAGCCTGCAGCTCCACATTGCTTATTGCTGGGCTTTCAGCTGCTACAAGACAGAGTCCTCACCGAGTTTCAGCCTCCCAGGAGATTACCTCCTCGCAGGCCTGTTCGGTCTCCATGCAGACTATCTACGGGTGAGAAACCAACCCCAGGTGACACGTTGTGACAGGTGAGTGAAGGGGCCGCCAGAGCTGTCAGTTggtgggctggggatgtggttcaATCGGTTTGGAGCTTGTCTGGAGTACACGAGGCTCTGGGTTTAATCTCCAGTACCACATGGGATGGCTTGTGCACATTCTACCTACAATGCCTGGTACtggaaggatcagaagttcaagccagcCATCTTTGTGCAGttacattgtgagttcaaggccagcctaggctagaaACCCTGTCCGAGAGGGCGGGAGGAAGAGAGGGGCTCACAGTGGAACACAGAGGCTCCTCCGCTCACCTCTGGCCTGTCCTTCCCCTCTGATCTGTAAGGACTGAAGTCTGACTGATAGCTGAACAGTTCATCCGTTTCTACTTTAGGATACTACCTATTTATTTATATCGCAATGTGTTATTTGTACTGTGAtatgttctttcatttttgctGTTAGAGCGTTATAACTCTAAGTTCCAGCCGGCTTTTCTGAAGCTGGCACTTGAGATTCCCCACGGGTATCTTCTTAAAGATGGCTGCTCTTAGTCTGTGCAAGTCCCCTGTTGGGAAGTCTAGAGTGTTCTCACGACAGGCCGACAGGTTGTGAGATACTCTACACACAGGGACTACCTGACTGTTGGCCAGGAAGCAAGTAAGGTTTTGGAAGCCCTGGCCTGTGAGGACTAAGCCAAAGAGCTCCCAACAGGAGGCTGGGAAGGAGAAACTTGGAAGACAGGTTTGAGGACACAAGAAAAATGGCTTTATAAAACTGAAGAACTCTCTGTCCACACGGGGGACAGGAGTGACAGAAGCAGGGAGCGGGCATcttccagaaggcagaggcttggAGAGTGGTTGTGCAGCAGGGTTGCGTGTCATGTCTTCAGCATCATGCTCTGTGGAGAACAGTGACCAGAGCAGAGAAAACTCAGCCTAGGTTGAACCCTGTAAGGCAGGTGTGAGgtaattttacattttgtttgtccAAGAGATGGTGTCTAGAGTTGTTGGCTTAAACATCAGTCTAGATGTTGCTGGAAAAGTCTGTTTGTGATGTGATTAAGATTTAAATTGATAGACTGAATAAAACAGGCTGTCCATCAACAGTAAGTGGGCCTCACACAATCTCTTTAAGgctcagagagaagaaagactctGAGTAAAGAGACTCAGCCCTCAGATTCAGGACCACGGTCCCCACCTGCCCTCGGGTTCAGCTGACTGTCTAGCCTACTGGAGAGCTCTACAGCTCTGAACTGAGTAACTTGTACAGTCATGTAAGCCAGTTCCTTAATGTGGACCTCCCTGTGTGTACGCTTGTCTgtgctggagtgtgtgtgtgtgcatatgtgttaaCCCTGTTTCTTTAGGGTAGGGCTTCTTAAGTTTTTGCATTCATGCCAATTTTTACCTGGAaaatggtttggtttttttaaaatatttatttatttattatgtatacaatattctgtctgtgtgtatgcctcaagccagaagagggcgccagacctctttacagatggttgtgagccaccatgtggttgctgggaattgaactcaggacctttggaagagcaggcaatgctcttaaccactgagccatctctccagctcctggaaatttttttttttttttttttggtttttcgagacagggtttctctgtagctttggtgcctgttctggaactagctcttgtagaccaggctggcctcgaactcccagagatccgcctgcctctacctcccgagtgctgctggaaaatgtttttaaagattgattttttttttaaatttatttatttattatgtgtacagcattccttccatgtgtgcctgcatgccaggaggtggtgccaggtctcattatagatggctgtgagccaccatgtggttgctgggaattgaactcaggacctctggaagagcagtcagtgctcttaaccactgagccatctctccagccctaaagattgattttttttattatctatttgtttattggttttttgagccttagctgtcttggaactcactctgtagaccagactggcctcaaactcagagaaccacctgcttctgcctcccaagtgggattaaaagcatgtactaccACCATCCGactattttttatgtatgttggTATTTTGCTTATAAATACGTCTgggtaccacatgtatgcctggtgcccacagaggccaaaagagggcatcagagcccctgcactggggttacagatggttgtgagctgccatgtgggtgctgggaactgagggTCCCAAACCTGTGTGAGAGCAGTCACTACTCTTAACtgtgaaccatctccccagcccctcctgagatttttttgtttttgtttttgttttgttttttttttcgagacagggtttctctgtggttttttttttttttttttttcttttacgagacagggtttctctgtggttttggagcctgtcctggaactaactcttgtagaccaggctggtctcgaactcacagagatccgcctgcctctgcctcccaagtgctgggattaaaggcatgcgccaccaccgcccggctcctcctgAGAATTTTTAACATGACTTTAGTATAGGTATATATTtgagcatggtggcccatgcctttaatcccagcacttgggagacagaggcaggtggatctctgtgagttcgagaccagcctggtcagctaaagttacagagaaaccctgtctcaaaaaacaaacaaacaatctcaGTTGAATATATGGCATGTCtggacacagatttttttttcctttcaatttgaTACGCTGAGTGTTGAGAACACTACTTCAGATATATAGTATAAGTAGCAAAAGTATGCTTAGGGCCATTTCTGAAGTTATTAGAAATTCTATCCAAACACTAAGCCAAAAGTCATTGAACAGTTTATTAGAACCTTGAGTCAGCTGCGCAGACAGGTACTTAGGTGAGCAAGCATTCCTGAATAATCAGCCGAAAGAGATGCCACTCTGATACTTGTGTGCTACAGAATGCCGTGGCCACAGAGAAAAGGTCTTCACTTTCCTTTACTAAACCATCGCATTCCAGTGAGAGCAGAAAACTTTGTACATACAAGAAAGACCCTGTGTGTGATATCTCATTTCTGAGAAGCTGAGTGGGGGTGTTCAGGCTGGCATTGACTTGGACAGACCTCAGAGGTCCTTTCTGCCCCTAAAGCCTGGGATGCAGgagatggtggtagtggtggtgggggCGGGCCTTCAACCTTCTCAGTCCTCCCTGGGCTTTCCCTGCAGGCCTGGCAGCTTCAATGGCCATGGCTACCACCTCTTCCAGGCCATGCGGTTCGGCATCGAGGAGATAAACAACTCCACAGTCTTGCTTCCTAATGTCTCCCTGGGGTATGAGCTGTATGATGTGTGTTCAGAATCGGCCAATGTGTACGCCTTACTGAGGGTGCTCGCCCAGCAGGAGACTGACCACATAGCGCTGCAGAGAGACCTTCACAACTATTCCTCCAAGGTGGTAGCACTTATCGGACCTGACAACACTGACCACGCCGTCACTGCTGCTGCCCTGCTGGGCCCCTTTCTGATGCCCCTGGTAAGCCAAGCCCTGCGGATCCCAATCTACGAGTCTAGGGTGGAGGGCCATGGGAGCTATGGCTTCCCTGAGGCTAGCCTGCCCAGGCCCTGGATCTCTAGGCAGTCCTTGCTCTCTAGTCAAGCCACAGGCATTCTGCTGCCCTGGCTACTGCCCAGTCTTCCTGCCTGTCTGTCCCCAAGCTGCTTccagccttcctgcctcagccatcaTGGGGAAACCCtgaccttttgattttttttttttttttttttttttttttttttttggttttttcgagacagggtttctctgtggttttggagcctgtcctggaactagctcttgtagaccaggctggtctcgaactcacaaagatccgcctgcctctgcctcccgagtgctgggattaaaggcgtgcgccaccaccgcccggctgaccttttgatttttgtttggttattttgacacagggtctcactatgtaagcaccggctgccctggaactcactctgtagaccaggctggccttgagctcacagagatccccctgcctctgccttccgagtgctgagattaaaggtgtgggccaccacagcCAACTCCCTGTCCTTTTGAAAGAGTAGCTACCCAGCTGCtcactctctgccttctcttcatCCAAAGACTCCActgagtcgggcggtggtggcgcacgcctttaatcccagcactcgggaggcagaggcagggggatctctgtgagttcgagaccagcctggtctgcaagagctagttccaggacaggctccaaaaccacagagaaaccctgtctcgaaaaacaaaacaaaacaaaaacaaaaacaaacaaacaaaaaaagactccACTGCCTTTGCTATCCCAAAAGCCTTTCCCACCCAGATACTGCATCACTCGCTGGCCACCTTTCTTCCTTGCTGTTAAGGGGTGGTCCTGGGCTGCCCCATGCCTGGCCGCTGCTGTCCTCAGCAGTCTGTCCAAGTAGCTCTTCTGTCTGGAGGGATCCCTCTCCCCTGTCCTCATGTGCCTGGTTCTTCCTGCCCCTTGCCGCTGGCTGACCTTCCTAGAGCTCTCTGAGAGTCTAGCTTGTTTCACCTGTCCATTTGTGCCTCGGTCTCAGATTCTATCCGCACTTGGTCTAGCTGTAGGAATACCTTCTACAGTTCCAAACTCAAAGAGCACTTTTCAGTTCCTACCCTACGTGGTTTCTTTGTGGCCTGACCGACCTGGGCTGTACGGGCACTATCCTTGACATTTATACCACTACCCCCTTTACTTTCAGCTCCTCTCTCTGGAGAGAGTCCTTTTGCCACCTGCCTCTGAGGCAGCTGGTATTTCCCTGGTGTCCTCTTTCCTCCTGTTCCAGGCCATGGAGACCATGCATCCTGACTTTGGTGCATGCCTTCCTCACCCAGCTTCCCCACCAGAGGCTCTGTGAGGAACTCACTCTCCGTTGCAGCCTCACGATGGCCTACACGACCCACCTAGCTTTTTACTGACAGTTTTCAGACCGTCACCATTAAAGTCTAGTTTCCCTTCAGAACCCATCTGTCAtcttttttcttgtgtctttttgAGAgggggtctcttgtagcccaggctggccctgttCTGGTGTTAGAGTCTAGGATAGctttaaactcttgatcctcccacCTCCTAACTGCTGGGGTTACCAGCCACACCTGGTTAAATCTTTTGCCTTTTACAGAGCACCACTGTCCCTCACATAGATGATCCCATCAGCCCCTGCTCTAGTCTTGAGCCTTTCCAGCAGGTCAGTTCACTTCAGTTAGAGATATACTCCTCAAACTTGAGTCTGAACATGTCATTTCTCAGGGGAACCTTGGTAGGTCTCCACAGTGTACAGAAGTGACCCCTTCAGCTTGAGAGTTCAGGTCTCCTACTTTGTCCTACTGATGCCAAGGAAGCATGGTTTGTTGCTTGTTTAAATGACATGGCCCTTTCACTTGATCTATAAGCAGATTCCCATACCTCCTGGAACTCCCCAGAGGAGCCTGTCCTCTTGGTTTGGGTGGGGGCTGTGAGGAGGTTGATGCTGCAGACATCACTGAGTGGAACCCCTCCCCCAGATCAGCTACGAGGCCAGCAGTGTGATGCTCAGCTCAAAGCGCCAGTACCCGTCCTTTCTTCGCACGATCCCCAGCGACAAGCATCAGGTGAAGGTCATGGTGCTGCTGCTTCAGAGCTTTGGGTGGGTCTGGATCTCACTCATCGGCAGCTATGGTGACTATGGGCAGCTGGGCGTGCGGGCGCTGGAGGAACTGGCCACCCCACAGGGCATCTGCATTGCCTTCAAGGATatcgtgccctcttctgcccaGGTGGGTGACCTGAGAATGCAGCAGATGATGCAGCAGCTAGCTCAAGCCAGAACCACTGTGGTCGTGGTTTTCTCTAGCCGGCACCTGGCTGGAGTGTTCTTCAGGTCAGTGGTGCTGGCCAACCTGACTGGCAAGGTGTGGATTGCCTCAGAAGACTGGGCCATCTCTACGTACATCACCAGTGTGCCTGGGATCCAGGGCATTGGGACAGTGCTGGGTGTGGCCATCCAGCAGAGACTTGTCCCTGGCTTGAAGGAGTTTGAAGAGGCTTACATCAGGGCAGTAAAGGGTGCCCCCAGGTCTTGTCCAAAGGGATCCTGGTGCAGCACTAACCAGCTGTGCCGAGAGTGCTATGCCTTCACGACACATAACATGCCCACGCTTGGAGCCTTCTCCATGAGTGCTGCCTACAATGTGTACCAGGCTGTGTATGCTGTGGCCCATGGTCTCCACCAGCTCCTGGGATGTACCTCGGAGACCTGTTCCAGGGGTCCAGTCTACCCCTGGCAGGTAAGAGATTCCAGCCCAGGGTGTCTGCATCCAGGAGCCCATTCAGCCCTGGCAGTGTGGGTACATGGACTATCTGCGGAGACAGTGAATCTCTGTTCACTATGAGAAGAGTCTCTGTTCTCTTAGATCAGTTCTTCTCCTCTCTGAGCCTTGTCTTCTCCCACCCACCGTGCCCCAGAGATATCAAAGGCCAACAATGTCTGCAAAAGAGTCCTTTATTAGAGGTCTCTCAGGAGGCTGGGCAGGGACCCAGGGGATTCCTAGAAGTGGGAACAGATTGCTGAGGAAGGAACCAGGCCTTATGGGTGGGTTGGAGCCACTCAGGACAAGCACAAGAGAGCTCCTGCCTGCTTCCTGGGTTGCCTGAGTTTGTGTGTTCTAAAGTAGCTTGGCTTCATGACGTCTGTCTGTCCCAGCTTCTGCAGCAGATCCACAAGGTGAATTTCCTTCTACATAAGCACACGGTGGCATTCGATGACATCGGGGATCCTCTAGATGACTATGACATCATCGCCTGGGACTGGAATGGGCCTGAATGGACCTTCGAGGTCATTGGCTCTGCCACATTGTCTCCAGTTCAGCTAgacataaataagacaaaaatccGGTGGCATGGGAAGAACAATCAGGTAATGGGGACATGGTCAGTCACCAGGTGACAGCTTTGTTACAGGAGCCGGGGGGAGGGGTGATACCTACCCAGAACAGGAAGGAGATGCCAGATGTCAGGCCACCTGAGTTCTGCTCAGGTCTGCCAGGAACAGAGGCTCCCAGGACTCTGCTCTGCACCTGAACCTGGAGGGCAGAGGTGCGGAGATCTCGTTTCTGTGCTGCGTGTGAGCTGCCCCTGGACTGGGGCTCCTGTATGTGACTGCAAACCACTGTGACTTCTTACAGgttcctgtgtctgtgtgcaccagAGACTGCCTCGAAGGGCACCACAGAGTGGTTGTGGGCTCCCACCATTGTTGCTTTGAGTGCATGCCCTGTGAGGCTGGGACCTTCCTCAACAAGAGTGGTGAGTGAGCAGGTGAGGGGTCCAGCACACAAGGGCCCCAGAACCTGCCAGGCTGAGTTCTGATTGTTCACCTGGGACACCACCTGGAAATGTCAGGCCTCCGTGTGTCCTCTGTCAGCTTCCACAGATGAATCTGGTCCTAGAAGCAACCTCTTTATCCAAAGAGATACAGCTCCTTCGTGCTGTTCTGTTTCTATGAAACCCCTTCCTTGTGCCAGGGAGTCAGCACCTGAATGGTTGGGTTAACGGTAGACACAGGCTCATCCGTGGCAGAAGGAAGTCAGTGTGCTCCATTCAGTGACTCACGGTGGAGGGCAGAGAGCACAGTAGGGAGCTATGGACTCAGCTTAGAGCTTAGACGACAGGGGGACACATTCTTTCCTTTCACTATCTCTGGTGACGGGAGAGTCAGGTACCTCAGAGTAGATGCTCAGCAGGTGGATCTGGTTGACGGAAATGCCGAAGGGAGTTGCAAAGATATCATTAAAGCTCTTCGCTCAGACCAAATCATAAAGCTCTCCATGTTTGCAAACCTCCTTTGAGATCCTGAGCCATATAAAGTACGGACCTTTTGAGGATGTGCTTAGCCTGAGGCTGTTCTAGGCTCCCTTCTCCTGTGGCTCCAAAACCTGCCTGCCAAGGTGCAGCTCTCGCAAGGACCTGGACCTTCCTTCCCCAGGCCTCCCCTTCTGCTCACCTGACTCTCAGGAACCTTGCTCTTTCTTTCAGATCTTCACATCTGCCAGCCGTGTGGAAAAGAAGAGTGGGCACCTGTGGGAAGCACGACTTGCTTCTCACGTACTGTGGAGTTCTTGACTTGGCACGAACCTGTCTCTGTGGTGCTGCTCACAGCTAacacactgctgctgctgctggtggttgGGACCACTGGCCTGTTCGTAAGGCATCTTCATACGCCTGTTGTGAGGTCAGCCGGAGGCAGGATGTGCTTCTTCATGCTGGGTGCCCTGGCTGCAGGGAGTTGCAGCCTCTATGGCTTCTTTGGGGAGCCCACGgtgcccacatgcttactgtgtcGGCCCCTCTTTTCTCTCGGTTTTGCGGTCTTCCTCTCCTGCCTGACAATCCGCTCCTTCCAACTGGTCGTCATCTTCAAGTTTtccaccaaggtccccatgttctaCCACACTTGGGCCCAAAACCATGGTGCCAGTCTATTCGTCGCTGTCAGCTCCACGGTCCACTTGCTCATCTGTCTCATGTGGCTTGCACTGTGGACCCCACTGCCCACCAGGGAATACCAGCGCTTCCCCCATCTGATAATTCTTGAGTGCACAGAGGTCAACTCTGTGGGCTTCCTGCTGGCGTTCACCCACAATATCCTCCTCTCCATCAGCACCTTTGCCTGCAGCTACCTGGGTAAGGAACTGCCAGAGAACTATAACGAAGCCAAATGTGTCACCTTCAGCCTGCTCCTCAACTTCATATCCTGGATCACCTTCTTCACCATGTCAAGTATTTACCAGGGCAGCAACTTGTCCGCGGCCTATGTGACGGCGGGGCTGACCACTCTGAGCGGCGGCTTCAGCGGTTACTTCCTCCCCAAGTGCTATGTGATTCTCTGCCGTCCAGACCTCAACAATACAGAACACTTTCAGGCCTCCATTCTAGACTACACGAGGCGCAGTGGCTCTACCTGATCCGCGGGGACCGTAAGGGCGGAGCAGACCGGAAGCCTCTCGTGTCTTGAGGGTAGCGGATCCAGTGGGGGCGGAGGGCCTGAGGTGTCTGGGAGAGCTCAGCCATGGCTTGCGATGTATAAGTACACAGAAGAATCCAGCCTAATAAAGACGTGAATCGTTGTGCGTGGCGTCTTAGTTGCGCTTCCGTTCCAGGGGGTGGTGGGGGGAGCTTGGGACCGCACAACAGTTAGCTGGATCTGGAGCCTAGAGCACGGCTCGATGTTGCTAGGCGACTCCGGGAACGAGACCCAGCGCGGCTTTATGCAGGTATGGCCCCGCCCCCTCAGCGGCCCATTGGTCTTCATCTGGGGCTCCGCCCTCGGGGCGGGGAACACTAGAGCGCCACGCCTCCAAGGCGTCCGGTTCTGGTCCGCGCGTCCCAACGTCACATCCGGCGTGGCGACGGCGGCGTCTCCGCGCAGGGGGCCGGGCAGTAGTTAAGTCTTGTGGGCGGTGGAAGTGGTCTATCCCGGAGCAGTGAGGCCGGTGTGAGCCGGGAGGACCGGCCGGGTGAGGAGGGCGCGGGAGAGGGTGGCGGCGAACCGCCCCGGGCGCTGACCAGAATGTGGCGGCCGCTTTCCGCTCGGTACCTGCAGGCGCGGCGTGGGCTTGGGTCACCTGTGCGCCGCCGCCGGCCTTGCCCTACTGGCTGTGCCTCGGGTGCGCGGCGGATCAGTTCGGGTTCACGCTTGTCTATCcccacatttgcatttttatttattttttcacttgcACCCTACCCCTGTCCTGTCCTGCACCATGTGCTCCCACTCTGCTTTCTCCCTGCCAACCCATGCCACTCCCCGCCCCTGAGAGGCTGTCACACCGCTCTGGCTGTGCTCCGCGTGCAAACGTCTAACCTTGACCCAAGCCTTCATCCCGAAGCAGGTGGCTGTTAAAGGGTCCAACTCACGCCATTGTAAGGGCTTTCTCGATCGGGCTGGCCAGAGTGTCCTGTTTGCCTTCCTTTCCAGATTATGGACGGTTCCTTCGTACAGCACAGCGTGAGGGTTCTGCAGGAACTCAACAAGCAGCGGGAGAAGGGCCAATATTGCGACGCCACGCTGGATGTGGGGGGCCTGGTGTTCAAGGCACACTGGAGTGTCCTGGCCTGTTGCAGCcacttcttccagaggatctatgGGGATGGCTCAGGAGGCAGCGTCGTCCTTCCTGCAGGCTTCGCTGAGATTTTTGGTCTCCTGCTGGACTTTTTCTACACTGGTCACCTCGCCCTCACCTCAGGGAACAGGGATCAGGTGCTCTTGGCAGCCAAGGAATTGCGGGTGCCAGAGGCTGTGGAGCTGTGTCAGAGCTTCCAGCCCAGGACCTCAGGGGGACAGGCACCGAGTGTCCAGAGCGAACTGGGACCACCTGCCTCCCAGGATGTGAAAAGCC
Protein-coding regions in this window:
- the Tas1r1 gene encoding taste receptor type 1 member 1, with the translated sequence MFFWAAYLVSLQLHIAYCWAFSCYKTESSPSFSLPGDYLLAGLFGLHADYLRVRNQPQVTRCDRPGSFNGHGYHLFQAMRFGIEEINNSTVLLPNVSLGYELYDVCSESANVYALLRVLAQQETDHIALQRDLHNYSSKVVALIGPDNTDHAVTAAALLGPFLMPLISYEASSVMLSSKRQYPSFLRTIPSDKHQVKVMVLLLQSFGWVWISLIGSYGDYGQLGVRALEELATPQGICIAFKDIVPSSAQVGDLRMQQMMQQLAQARTTVVVVFSSRHLAGVFFRSVVLANLTGKVWIASEDWAISTYITSVPGIQGIGTVLGVAIQQRLVPGLKEFEEAYIRAVKGAPRSCPKGSWCSTNQLCRECYAFTTHNMPTLGAFSMSAAYNVYQAVYAVAHGLHQLLGCTSETCSRGPVYPWQLLQQIHKVNFLLHKHTVAFDDIGDPLDDYDIIAWDWNGPEWTFEVIGSATLSPVQLDINKTKIRWHGKNNQVPVSVCTRDCLEGHHRVVVGSHHCCFECMPCEAGTFLNKSDLHICQPCGKEEWAPVGSTTCFSRTVEFLTWHEPVSVVLLTANTLLLLLVVGTTGLFVRHLHTPVVRSAGGRMCFFMLGALAAGSCSLYGFFGEPTVPTCLLCRPLFSLGFAVFLSCLTIRSFQLVVIFKFSTKVPMFYHTWAQNHGASLFVAVSSTVHLLICLMWLALWTPLPTREYQRFPHLIILECTEVNSVGFLLAFTHNILLSISTFACSYLGKELPENYNEAKCVTFSLLLNFISWITFFTMSSIYQGSNLSAAYVTAGLTTLSGGFSGYFLPKCYVILCRPDLNNTEHFQASILDYTRRSGST